The following are encoded together in the Drosophila sechellia strain sech25 chromosome 3R, ASM438219v1, whole genome shotgun sequence genome:
- the LOC6606682 gene encoding glutathione S-transferase D7 isoform X2: MPPPVLYYLPPSPPCRSILLLAKMLDIDFELKIVNILEGEQLKPDFVAMNPQHCVPTMNDEGLVLWESRAILSYLVAAYGKSDQLYPTDIRVRALVDQRLQFDLGTLYMRLTDYYFPTMFIGAPLDEGKRAKLAEAVGWLNTILEGRQFSAADHFTIADLTLLVTVSQLEAFEFELRPYKHIRQWLDRCKDHMAPFDYEELNANKANMLADMFKAKMNQSAH; encoded by the exons ATGCCGCCGCCCGTGCTGTACTACCTGCCGCCTAGTCCGCCCTGCCGCAGCAtcctgctgctggccaagATGCTGGACATCGACTTCGAGCTGAAGATCGTCAACATCCTGGAGGGGGAGCAGCTGAAGCCGGACTTTGTGGCCATGAATCCGCAGCACTGTGTGCCGACCATGAACGACGAGGGTCTGGTTTTGTGGGAAAG TCGTGCCATACTCTCCTATTTGGTGGCTGCCTACGGCAAGAGTGACCAACTGTATCCCACGGACATACGGGTGAGGGCTTTGGTGGACCAACGCCTCCAGTTCGATCTGGGCACCCTCTACATGCGACTCACGGACTACTAT TTCCCCACAATGTTTATTGGTGCGCCCCTGGACGAAGGAAAGCGCGCCAAGTTGGCGGAGGCTGTGGGCTGGCTAAACACAATCTTGGAGGGCAGGCAGTTTTCCGCCGCCGATCACTTCACCATCGCGGATCTCACGCTTTTGGTGACCGTTTCCCAGCTGGAGGCCTTCGAGTTTGAACTTCGACCGTATAAACATATCCGCCAATGGCTCGATCGCTGCAAGGATCACATGGCACCGTTTGACTACGAGGAACTCAATGCCAATAAGGCCAATATGCTGGCCGATATGTTCAAGGCCAAGATGAATCAATCGGCGCACTGA
- the LOC6606682 gene encoding glutathione S-transferase D7 isoform X1 — translation MSDTKRIVTEFVYCLLLRGGKMPPPVLYYLPPSPPCRSILLLAKMLDIDFELKIVNILEGEQLKPDFVAMNPQHCVPTMNDEGLVLWESRAILSYLVAAYGKSDQLYPTDIRVRALVDQRLQFDLGTLYMRLTDYYFPTMFIGAPLDEGKRAKLAEAVGWLNTILEGRQFSAADHFTIADLTLLVTVSQLEAFEFELRPYKHIRQWLDRCKDHMAPFDYEELNANKANMLADMFKAKMNQSAH, via the exons ATGTCCGACACGAAACGCATTGTAACCGAATTCGTGTATTGCCTGCTCCTCAGAGGTGGCAAGATGCCGCCGCCCGTGCTGTACTACCTGCCGCCTAGTCCGCCCTGCCGCAGCAtcctgctgctggccaagATGCTGGACATCGACTTCGAGCTGAAGATCGTCAACATCCTGGAGGGGGAGCAGCTGAAGCCGGACTTTGTGGCCATGAATCCGCAGCACTGTGTGCCGACCATGAACGACGAGGGTCTGGTTTTGTGGGAAAG TCGTGCCATACTCTCCTATTTGGTGGCTGCCTACGGCAAGAGTGACCAACTGTATCCCACGGACATACGGGTGAGGGCTTTGGTGGACCAACGCCTCCAGTTCGATCTGGGCACCCTCTACATGCGACTCACGGACTACTAT TTCCCCACAATGTTTATTGGTGCGCCCCTGGACGAAGGAAAGCGCGCCAAGTTGGCGGAGGCTGTGGGCTGGCTAAACACAATCTTGGAGGGCAGGCAGTTTTCCGCCGCCGATCACTTCACCATCGCGGATCTCACGCTTTTGGTGACCGTTTCCCAGCTGGAGGCCTTCGAGTTTGAACTTCGACCGTATAAACATATCCGCCAATGGCTCGATCGCTGCAAGGATCACATGGCACCGTTTGACTACGAGGAACTCAATGCCAATAAGGCCAATATGCTGGCCGATATGTTCAAGGCCAAGATGAATCAATCGGCGCACTGA
- the LOC6606684 gene encoding uncharacterized protein LOC6606684, protein MKYLKDCSFHVLLVLLLTIRGSLCVPALDAAPPAATPNTVEESENLVEGSGEPVVAATNVVPTASNETTPPAEGNDGAAVPDNVASGSSIDPTTIYAGGILTPEAFQQYLSQYGAYAPYSYPAPVAAAAAGIYPYPGPIVVQTGYEGFLMPTNTAGQSDSTTVLATTAQPNSSNPLMTFVSNLLPTILMSTLFRIAAVVVSAVGIILFGGAITSALCRITPICEIPARAVNILRTGGAQDVGRMLAEEMTPERVRRATEFVRNAIRKYKQLQKLVEASEAVTELTN, encoded by the exons ATGAAGTACCTCAAAGACTGCAGTTTCCATGTGCTGTTGGTCCTGCTGCTTACGATCCGTGGATCGCTTTGTGTGCCAGCTCTGGACGCAGCTCCTCCGGCTGCCACACCCAACACCGTCGAGGAGTCCGAAAATCTGGTTGAGGGCAGTGGCGAACCAGTTGTCGCAGCCACAAACGTGGTACCTACAGCCAGCAATGAAACCACTCCTCCAGCTGAAGGAAACGATGGAGCAGCGGTG CCAGACAATGTGGCCAGTGGAAGCAGCATTGATCCTACAACCATTTACGCTGGAGGCATCCTCACTCCCGAGGCATTTCAGCAGTACCTGAGTCAGTATGGAGCCTATGCTCCTTACTCCTATCCTGCTCCAGttgcggcagcagcagctggcaTTTACCCGTATCCTGGACCCATTGTGGTGCAGACGGGCTACGAGGGATTCCTGATGCCCACTAATACCGCCGGACAATCGGACAGCACCACTGTGCTGGCTACCACTGCCCAGCCCAACTCCTCGAATCCACTGATGACATTTGTGTCCAATCTTCTGCCCACGATCCTGATGTCCACGCTCTTTCGCATCGCCGCCGTTGTGGTCTCCGCCGTGGGCATCATCCTCTTTGGCGGCGCCATCACCAGTGCCCTCTGCAGGATCACCCCGATCTGTGAAATACCTGCCCGTGCTGTGAATATCCTGCGCACGGGTGGTGCCCAGGATGTGGGTCGCATGCTGGCCGAGGAGATGACTCCGGAGCGGGTGCGTCGGGCAACGGAGTTCGTGCGCAACGCCATCCGGAAGTACAAACAACTGCAGAAGCTGGTGGAGGCATCGGAGGCGGTGACCGAGTTGACCAACTAG
- the LOC6606685 gene encoding glutathione S-transferase 1-1 — protein sequence MDFYYHPCSAPCRSVIMTAKALGVDLNMKLLKVMDGEQLKPEFVKLNPQHCIPTLVDDGFSIWESRAILTYLVEKYGADDSLYPSDPQKKAVVNQRLYFDMGTLFQSFVEAIYPQIRNKQPADPEAMQKVDSAFGHLDTFLEDQEYVAGDCLTVADIALLASVSTFEVVDFDIAQYPNVARWYENAKEVTPGWEENWDGVQLIKKLVQERNE from the coding sequence ATGGACTTTTACTACCATCCTTGCTCGGCTCCTTGCCGCTCCGTTATAATGACAGCCAAGGCGCTTGGAGTTGACCTGAATATGAAGCTATTGAAGGTCATGGACGGAGAGCAACTGAAGCCAGAGTTCGTGAAGCTCAATCCACAGCACTGCATTCCCACGCTGGTGGACGATGGCTTCTCCATCTGGGAGTCCCGCGCCATTTTGACTTACTTGGTGGAGAAGTACGGCGCGGATGACTCGCTGTATCCCAGTGATCCCCAGAAGAAGGCGGTGGTCAATCAGAGGCTCTACTTCGACATGGGCACCCTGTTCCAGAGTTTCGTCGAGGCCATCTATCCACAGATAAGGAACAAACAGCCCGCCGATCCAGAGGCCATGCAGAAAGTGGACAGCGCCTTTGGCCACCTGGACACCTTCCTGGAGGACCAGGAGTATGTGGCTGGCGACTGCCTCACCGTGGCGGACATTGCCCTCTTGGCCTCCGTTTCCACCTTCGAGGTGGTGGACTTCGATATAGCCCAATATCCAAATGTGGCCAGGTGGTACGAGAATGCAAAGGAAGTCACTCCGGGTTGGGAAGAGAACTGGGACGGTGTCCAGCTAATCAAGAAACTTGTCCAGGAGAGGAATGAGTGA
- the LOC6606686 gene encoding LOW QUALITY PROTEIN: glutathione S-transferase D7 (The sequence of the model RefSeq protein was modified relative to this genomic sequence to represent the inferred CDS: substituted 1 base at 1 genomic stop codon) — protein MGTLYDGIAKYFFPLLRTGKPGTQENLEKLNAAFDLLNTFLDGQDYVAGNQLSVADIVILATVSTTEMVDFDLKKFPNVDKWYKNAQKVTPGWDENLKSVYFFYCXRSHVSVAMPNMDLYNFPMSPASRAIQMVAKALGLELNSKVINTMEGDQLKPEFVKINPQHTIPTLVDNGFVIWESRAIAVYLVEKYGKPDSPLYPKDPQKRALINQRLYFDMGSLFYALSKYFFPIFRTGKFGDQGALDKVNAAFGFLNTFLEGQDFVAGSQLTVADIVLLATVSTVEMFAFDLNKFPNVERWLKNAPKVTPGWEQNIESVQQGKKFLEGIQAKE, from the exons ATGGGCACCCTGTACGATGGCATTGCCAAGTACTTTTTCCCACTGCTCCGGACGGGCAAACCAGGAACTCAGGAGAATCTGGAGAAGCTGAACGCTGCCTTCGATCTTCTCAACACCTTCCTCGATGGCCAGGATTACGTGGCCGGCAATCAACTGTCCGTGGCAGATATCGTTATACTGGCTACTGTTTCCACAACCGAAATGGTTGACTTCGATTTAAAGAAGTTTCCCAACGTGGACAAGTGGTACAAGAATGCCCAAAAAGTTACACCCGGTTGGGACGAGAACTTG AAATCAGTTTACTTTTTCTACTGCTGAAGGTCGCACGTTTCAGTCGCAATGCCGAACATGGATCTCTACAATTTCCCCATGTCGCCGGCCAGTCGCGCCATCCAGATGGTGGCCAAGGCTTTGGGTCTGGAGCTGAACTCCAAGGTGATCAACACGATGGAGGGTGACCAACTGAAGCCGGAGTTCGTGAAGATCAACCCACAGCACACCATTCCCACGCTGGTGGACAACGGTTTCGTCATCTGGGAGTCCCGTGCCATCGCCGTCTATCTGGTGGAGAAGTACGGCAAACCCGATTCCCCACTCTATCCTAAGGATCCCCAGAAGCGGGCTCTGATCAACCAGAGGCTCTACTTCGACATGGGCAGCCTGTTCTACGCCCTGTCCAAATACTTCTTCCCAATCTTCCGCACTGGCAAATTCGGAGATCAGGGAGCTCTGGACAAGGTTAACGCTGCCTTTGGATTCCTCAACACCTTCTTGGAGGGTCAGGACTTCGTGGCCGGTAGCCAACTGACCGTGGCTGATATCGTCCTCCTGGCCACCGTGTCCACCGTAGAAATGTTTGCGTTTGACCTAAACAAGTTCCCCAACGTGGAGAGGTGGCTTAAGAATGCCCCGAAGGTAACTCCTGGATGGGAGCAAAATATTGAGAGTGTGCAACAGGGAAAGAAGTTCCTGGAGGGCATTCAAGCTAAGGAATAG
- the LOC6606688 gene encoding glutathione S-transferase D4 — MDFYYSPRSSGSRTIIMVAKALGLELNKKQLRITEGEHLKPEFLKLNPQHTIPTLVDNGFAIWESRAIAVYLVEKYGKDDSLFPNDPQKRALINQRLYFDMGTLHDSFMKYYYPFIRTGQLGNAENYKKVEAAFEFLDIFLDGQDYVAGSQLTVADIAILSSVFTFEVVEFDISKYPNVARWYANAKKITPGWDEDWKGLLQMKTMYEAKKASLK, encoded by the coding sequence ATGGATTTCTACTACTCCCCTCGAAGCAGTGGATCCCGCACCATTATCATGGTTGCCAAGGCTCTTGGACTGGAACTGAACAAAAAGCAGCTGCGTATCACGGAAGGGGAACACCTCAAGCCCGAATTCCTTAAGCTCAATCCCCAGCACACCATTCCAACGCTGGTGGACAATGGATTCGCCATCTGGGAGTCCCGTGCCATCGCCGTCTATTTGGTGGAGAAGTACGGCAAGGACGACTCCCTTTTTCCCAATGATCCCCAGAAACGCGCATTGATCAATCAGCGATTGTACTTCGATATGGGAACCCTGCATGACTCCTTCATGAAGTACTATTACCCCTTCATCCGTACTGGTCAGCTTGGAAATGCCGAGAATTATAAGAAGGTCGAAGCTGCCTTTGAATTCCTGGACATTTTCCTGGACGGCCAGGACTACGTGGCTGGTAGCCAGCTAACTGTGGCCGACATCGCCATCCTCTCCAGCGTGTTCACTTTCGAAGTGGTTGAGTTTGACATCAGCAAGTATCCAAATGTGGCACGTTGGTACGCCAATGCCAAAAAGATCACTCCAGGATGGGATGAAGACTGGAAGGGTCTGCTACAAATGAAAACAATGTACGAAGCCAAAAAGGCCTCATTGAAGTAA
- the LOC6606689 gene encoding uncharacterized protein LOC6606689, producing MDFYYMPGGGGCRTVIMVAKALGLELNKKLLNTMEGEQLKPEFVKLNPQHTIPTLVDNGFSIWESRAIAVYLVEKYGKDEYLLPKDPKKRAVINQRLYFDMGTLYESFAKYYYPIFRTGKPGSDEDLKRIETAFGFLDTFLEGQEYVAGDQLTVADIAILSTVSTFEVSEFDFSKYSNVSRWYDNAKKVTPGWDENWEGLMAMKALFEALELIAPSDMDLYYLPLVGACRSVLMVGKALGLEFNKKIINTLEGEQMNPDFIKINPQHSIPTLVDNGFTIWESRAILVYLVEKYGKDDALYPKDIQKQAVINQRLYFDMALMYPTLANYYYKALTSGQFGSEEDYKKVEETFAFLNTFLEGQDYVAGDQYTVADIAILANVSNFDVMGFDISKYPNVARWYDHVKKITPGWEENWAGALDVKRKVEEKRNAAK from the exons ATGGACTTTTACTACATGCCAGGTGGCGGAGGATGCCGCACCGTGATCATGGTGGCCAAGGCTCTCGGCCTGGAGCTGAACAAGAAGCTACTGAACACCATGGAGGGTGAACAATTGAAGCCGGAGTTCGTCAAGCTCAATCCCCAACACACCATTCCCACGCTGGTGGACAACGGATTCTCCATCTGGGAGTCCCGGGCCATCGCCGTCTATCTGGTGGAGAAGTACGGCAAGGATGAGTATCTGTTGCCCAAGGATCCCAAGAAGCGTGCCGTGATCAACCAGCGTCTGTACTTCGATATGGGAACACTGTACGAAAGCTTTGCCAAGTATTACTATCCAATTTTCCGCACTGGAAAGCCCGGATCGGATGAGGATTTGAAGAGAATCGAAACCGCCTTCGGATTCCTCGACACCTTCCTGGAGGGCCAGGAGTATGTGGCTGGCGACCAGCTCACCGTGGCGGACATTGCCATTCTGTCCACTGTCTCCACGTTCGAAGTCAGTGAGTTCGACTTCAGCAAGTACTCCAATGTCTCCAGATGGTACGACAATGCCAAGAAGGTGACTCCAGGATGGGATGAGAACTGGGAGGGGCTCATGGCGATGAAGGCGTTGTTTGAAGCCC TCGAATTGATCGCACCTTCCGACATGGACCTATACTATCTGCCCTTGGTCGGCGCTTGCCGCTCCGTTCTGATGGTGGGCAAGGCCCTGGGTCTGGAATTCAACAAGAAGATAATCAATACGCTGGAGGGGGAGCAAATGAATCCGGATTTCATAAAGATCAACCCGCAGCACTCGATTCCCACGCTGGTGGACAATGGTTTCACCATTTGGGAATCGCGTGCCATTCTCGTTTACCTGGTGGAAAAGTACGGAAAGGATGACGCGCTGTACCCCAAGGATATTCAGAAGCAGGCGGTGATCAATCAACGCCTTTACTTCGACATGGCGTTGATGTATCCCACCCTGGCCAACTACTACTACAAAGCATTAACCAGCGGTCAGTTTGGCAGCGAGGAGGACTACAAAAAGGTTGAGGAGACTTTCGCTTTTCTAAACACATTCCTGGAGGGTCAGGACTACGTGGCTGGGGACCAGTATACCGTGGCCGACATTGCCATACTCGCCAATGTCTCCAATTTCGATGTTATGGGATTCGATATCAGCAAGTATCCGAATGTGGCCAGATGGTACGACCATGTCAAGAAGATTACCCCTGGATGGGAAGAAAACTGGGCGGGAGCTCTGGATGTAAAGAGGAAGGTCGAGGAGAAACGGAATGCTGCCAAATAA